A stretch of the Archangium violaceum genome encodes the following:
- a CDS encoding monovalent cation:proton antiporter-2 (CPA2) family protein translates to MAASPEAPVYFQALIFLGAAVIAVPLFRKLRLGSILGYLAAGLVIGPFGLGLLSDSTSVMHVAELGVVLFLFIIGLELNLSRLWAMRRDIFVLGTGQVVFSGLLAMLYPLLVADRPWKASLIAGLGLALSSTALVMQLLGERGEVQQPHGQKAFAILLLQDLAIVPLLALVALLSPVDSAGGDPAWLSAAKMVGGVAAVVLTGRYLLSLFFRVLASAGAHEVMTAAALLVVIAAATLMTYVGLSSALGAFLAGVLLAESSYRHELEADLEPFRGLLLGLFFISVGMTVDLQLIARSWAVLLGAVVTLTVIKTAVVYGLMRLLRNGHEVSIRTALLLPQGGEFGFVLFSTAVAARVMEQEQATLLVALVTLTMALTPLLAALAPRLVGTRAAPEREERFDGARGSVIIVGFGRFGQVVSQLLLAEGVDVTAIDNDVEMIEAAERFGFKVYYGDGTRLDVLRAAGAERARLVCVCVERKEAATRIVELCRTSFPLAEVYVRAYDRVHALELLEHGAHYQIRETLESAIVFGRSTLVGLGLSPERVAEVEEDIRQRDRERFALQQQGRDPGAGRDRLYTRPVPRPEPFLPPQRQAIALNPVPGTQDASTQDGKER, encoded by the coding sequence ATGGCCGCCAGTCCCGAGGCTCCCGTCTACTTCCAGGCGCTCATCTTCCTCGGCGCGGCCGTCATCGCCGTGCCCCTGTTCCGCAAGCTGCGCCTCGGCTCCATCCTCGGCTATCTGGCCGCCGGGCTCGTCATCGGCCCCTTCGGGCTCGGGCTCCTCTCCGACTCCACCTCGGTGATGCATGTCGCCGAGCTCGGCGTCGTGCTCTTCCTCTTCATCATCGGACTGGAGCTGAACCTCTCGCGGCTGTGGGCCATGCGCCGCGACATCTTCGTGCTCGGCACCGGGCAGGTCGTCTTCTCCGGCCTGCTCGCCATGCTCTACCCGCTCCTCGTGGCGGACCGTCCCTGGAAGGCCTCGCTCATCGCCGGATTGGGCCTCGCCCTGTCGTCCACCGCGCTCGTCATGCAGTTGCTCGGCGAGCGTGGCGAGGTACAGCAGCCGCATGGCCAGAAGGCGTTCGCCATCCTCCTGCTGCAGGACCTGGCCATCGTGCCGCTGCTCGCGCTGGTGGCGCTGCTGTCCCCGGTGGACTCGGCGGGAGGAGACCCCGCGTGGCTGTCCGCGGCGAAGATGGTGGGCGGCGTGGCCGCGGTGGTGCTCACGGGCCGCTACCTGCTCAGCCTCTTCTTCCGGGTGCTCGCGAGCGCGGGGGCTCACGAGGTGATGACGGCCGCCGCGCTGCTCGTCGTCATCGCGGCGGCCACGCTGATGACGTACGTCGGGCTGTCCTCGGCGCTCGGTGCGTTCCTCGCGGGCGTGCTGCTCGCCGAGTCGAGCTACCGGCACGAGCTGGAGGCGGACCTGGAGCCCTTCCGGGGGCTGCTGCTCGGCCTCTTCTTCATCTCCGTGGGCATGACGGTGGACCTCCAGCTCATCGCGAGGAGCTGGGCCGTGCTGCTCGGCGCGGTGGTGACGCTGACGGTCATCAAGACGGCGGTGGTGTACGGGCTGATGCGGCTGCTGCGCAACGGGCACGAGGTGTCCATCCGCACCGCGCTGCTCCTGCCCCAGGGGGGCGAGTTCGGCTTCGTCCTGTTCTCCACCGCGGTGGCCGCCCGGGTGATGGAGCAGGAGCAGGCCACGCTGCTCGTCGCGCTCGTGACGCTCACCATGGCGCTCACGCCGCTGCTGGCCGCGCTCGCTCCCAGGCTCGTCGGCACGCGAGCAGCTCCCGAGCGGGAGGAGCGCTTCGATGGCGCGCGTGGCTCGGTGATCATCGTCGGCTTCGGGCGATTCGGACAGGTGGTCAGCCAGCTCCTGTTGGCGGAGGGCGTGGACGTCACCGCGATCGACAACGACGTGGAGATGATCGAGGCGGCCGAGCGCTTCGGCTTCAAGGTCTACTACGGTGACGGCACGCGGCTGGACGTGCTGCGCGCGGCCGGCGCGGAGCGGGCCCGGCTCGTCTGCGTGTGCGTGGAGCGCAAGGAGGCGGCCACCCGTATCGTGGAGCTGTGCCGGACGTCATTCCCGCTCGCGGAGGTGTACGTGCGCGCGTACGACCGGGTGCACGCGTTGGAGCTGCTGGAGCACGGCGCGCATTACCAGATACGGGAGACCCTCGAGAGCGCCATCGTCTTCGGGCGCAGCACGCTCGTGGGGCTGGGGCTGTCACCGGAGCGCGTGGCGGAGGTGGAGGAGGACATCCGCCAGCGGGACCGGGAGCGCTTCGCCTTGCAGCAGCAAGGGCGGGACCCCGGAGCTGGCAGGGACAGGCTCTACACCCGCCCGGTTCCCCGTCCCGAGCCGTTCCTCCCCCCTCAACGGCAGGCCATTGCGCTGAACCCGGTCCCAGGGACGCAGGACGCCTCCACGCAGGACGGGAAGGAGCGCTAG
- a CDS encoding C40 family peptidase produces MSFHKRMSLVASSCIFALSIVGCNAGPEVSEGEPAEERMGVEQQEVCSRPADYPWEEPDSANVKKALTVARDQICKPFVVGGSGPDGFDSVGLPYFAYSQAGFNVSRVSVSNLGTWGRTVSFAERRPGDLIIYRACAAGNIAHVSIYMGRDKNTGAPQEVEAHVSNANVRLFDSSNPSPCLFVSSVVRVQG; encoded by the coding sequence GTGTCCTTCCACAAACGAATGTCTCTCGTTGCCTCTTCGTGCATCTTCGCCCTGTCCATCGTCGGCTGTAACGCGGGTCCCGAGGTGTCGGAAGGCGAACCGGCCGAGGAGCGGATGGGCGTCGAGCAGCAGGAGGTGTGCTCGCGCCCCGCGGATTACCCCTGGGAAGAGCCCGACTCCGCCAACGTCAAGAAGGCGCTCACGGTGGCCCGAGATCAGATCTGCAAGCCCTTCGTCGTTGGGGGCTCGGGTCCGGACGGGTTCGACAGCGTCGGTCTGCCCTACTTCGCCTACAGTCAGGCGGGCTTCAATGTGTCTCGTGTGAGCGTGTCGAACCTCGGCACCTGGGGCCGCACCGTGAGCTTCGCGGAGCGTCGCCCGGGTGACCTCATCATCTATCGCGCCTGCGCCGCGGGGAACATCGCGCACGTGTCGATCTACATGGGCCGCGACAAGAACACGGGCGCCCCGCAGGAGGTGGAGGCCCACGTCTCGAATGCCAACGTGCGCCTGTTCGATTCGAGCAACCCATCGCCGTGCCTCTTCGTCAGCTCCGTGGTCCGGGTCCAGGGCTGA
- a CDS encoding peptidase domain-containing ABC transporter: MSPLSRITAAWRRYPIRRQLEEADCGPACLEMIAAWHGVRHPPELLRELAHVRAGGTSLLDLLNVARQLGWNARGVQVEDPGELEDEEGRALLPALAHWNEDHFVVLYEVNAREAVVGDPAAGLRRVPRERLGEHWKGILLLLEPTEAVFRPAPPGRDVRRPSPLRRFARGLLRYRALLAQALLATVLLQGLALAQPFLLQRLVDRAVAGRQVSLLGSIGVALAGVLVTQAVATVARGAALFWLSGRYSTLLLTRFWERLLTLPLSFFARRHRGDLLRRLGDHQRIRRVLQGTSASVLLDGLMLVGYGALLLRYGTGIFVIFLVSTATYVGWTLWVLPRRTELDTERFRVGAEANRLEMQMLSGIQTLKACGAERQLRTAWERLQARDLEASHRLWRLDTLHQAGTLFVGQAMFAGILLYEAWLVISGALTLGQMVATTAVLGLVLAPLQNLVSFVRDLQEVGLSLRRVDVVHEVEPEPLGDEERAPPALGRAPEIRLEHVTFRYGAPHEPPTLEDVSFTIPAGKMTAIVGRSGAGKSTLAHLLSGLYRPQAGRILYDGRPLEEFPLAGLRRSVAYVFQKTDVFDGTLAENIALGDPEPDRQRVLHAAHTASLGDLLGLPRGLETRIGEAGVRLSGGEEQRLQLARALYREPRVLFLDEATSHLDASTERAITESLQREAAGRTLVVVAHRLSTVRRADHIVVLERGRVVEQGSHAELLALEGGHYRRLVEDQLEG; encoded by the coding sequence GTGTCTCCCCTCTCCCGCATCACCGCCGCCTGGCGGCGCTACCCCATCCGACGCCAGCTCGAGGAGGCCGATTGCGGCCCCGCATGCCTGGAGATGATCGCCGCCTGGCACGGTGTCCGTCATCCGCCCGAGCTGCTGCGGGAACTGGCGCACGTACGGGCCGGGGGGACCTCGCTGCTCGACCTGCTCAACGTGGCGCGGCAACTGGGCTGGAACGCGCGCGGCGTACAGGTGGAGGACCCCGGCGAGTTGGAGGACGAGGAAGGCCGCGCGCTGCTGCCCGCCCTCGCGCACTGGAACGAGGACCATTTCGTCGTCCTGTATGAGGTGAACGCGCGCGAGGCCGTGGTGGGAGACCCCGCCGCCGGGCTGCGGCGCGTGCCTCGTGAGCGGCTGGGCGAGCACTGGAAGGGTATCCTGCTGCTGCTCGAGCCCACCGAGGCGGTGTTCCGCCCGGCACCACCAGGAAGGGACGTGCGCCGTCCGTCCCCCTTGCGACGCTTCGCCCGGGGACTGCTGCGCTACCGGGCACTGCTGGCGCAGGCGCTGCTGGCCACGGTGCTGCTGCAAGGGCTGGCGCTCGCGCAGCCCTTCCTCCTGCAGCGGCTGGTGGACCGGGCGGTGGCGGGGAGGCAGGTGTCGCTGCTGGGGAGCATTGGTGTGGCGCTCGCGGGGGTGCTCGTCACGCAGGCCGTGGCGACGGTGGCCCGGGGTGCGGCGCTCTTCTGGCTGTCGGGGCGCTATTCGACGCTGCTGCTGACGCGCTTCTGGGAGCGGCTCCTGACGCTGCCGCTGTCCTTCTTCGCCCGACGTCACCGGGGAGACCTGCTGCGGAGGCTGGGGGACCACCAGCGCATCCGCCGCGTACTGCAGGGCACGTCGGCCTCGGTGCTGTTGGATGGGTTGATGCTGGTGGGTTACGGGGCGCTGCTGCTGCGCTATGGCACGGGCATCTTCGTCATCTTCCTCGTGAGCACCGCGACCTACGTGGGGTGGACCCTGTGGGTGCTACCGCGGCGCACCGAGCTGGACACCGAGCGCTTCCGGGTCGGCGCCGAGGCCAACCGGTTGGAGATGCAGATGCTCTCGGGCATCCAGACGCTCAAGGCGTGCGGCGCCGAGCGGCAGTTGCGTACCGCCTGGGAGCGGCTCCAGGCCCGCGACCTGGAGGCCAGCCACCGGCTGTGGCGGCTGGACACCCTGCACCAGGCCGGCACCCTCTTCGTGGGACAGGCCATGTTCGCGGGCATCCTGCTGTACGAGGCCTGGCTGGTGATCTCCGGAGCGCTGACGCTCGGGCAGATGGTGGCCACCACGGCGGTGCTCGGACTGGTGCTCGCGCCGCTGCAGAACCTCGTCTCCTTCGTGAGGGACCTGCAGGAGGTGGGGCTCTCGCTGCGCCGGGTGGACGTCGTGCACGAGGTGGAGCCCGAGCCGCTCGGGGACGAGGAGCGCGCCCCACCCGCCCTGGGGCGTGCGCCGGAGATCCGGCTGGAGCACGTGACGTTCCGCTATGGCGCCCCCCACGAGCCGCCCACGCTGGAGGATGTGAGCTTCACGATCCCCGCGGGGAAGATGACCGCCATCGTGGGGCGCTCCGGGGCGGGGAAGAGCACGCTCGCCCATCTCCTGTCCGGCCTCTACCGCCCCCAGGCGGGTCGCATCCTCTATGACGGCCGGCCCCTGGAGGAATTCCCGCTCGCGGGCCTGCGCCGCTCGGTGGCCTATGTCTTCCAGAAGACAGACGTCTTCGATGGCACGCTCGCGGAGAACATCGCGCTCGGGGACCCGGAGCCGGATCGGCAGCGGGTGCTCCACGCGGCGCACACGGCCAGCCTGGGAGATCTGCTCGGACTGCCTCGTGGGTTGGAGACACGCATCGGCGAGGCGGGCGTCCGGCTGTCCGGGGGCGAGGAGCAGCGGCTGCAGCTCGCGCGTGCCCTCTATCGGGAGCCGCGCGTGCTCTTCCTCGACGAGGCGACGAGCCACCTGGATGCCTCCACCGAGCGGGCCATCACCGAGTCGCTCCAGCGCGAGGCCGCCGGAAGGACATTGGTGGTGGTGGCCCACAGGCTCTCCACCGTGCGCCGGGCGGACCACATCGTGGTGCTGGAGCGCGGGCGCGTGGTGGAGCAGGGCTCCCACGCGGAGCTGCTGGCCCTCGAGGGCGGCCATTACCGGCGGCTCGTCGAGGATCAGCTGGAAGGCTGA
- a CDS encoding FAD-dependent oxidoreductase: protein MSSTHQYAVIVVGGGVAGTTTALSLAREGIPVCVLERTQYNQWRPGETLSPLAHAELLRLGVPLPESGEDFIPSHGIEAAWGSEHPQFHSFMTNPYGGGWHMDRQRFDALLAWHAEEHQVPILRLTSAVHVERGPGSWHVHASSPSGELALTCELVVDATGRASSIARQCGVRRNKVDALCSVSVVLAQPAGMEQTLLVESTPLGWWYTAPLPGQRVIVSLLSDADLLALAGALRPSGWRELLSATRYIRERVGTPPEELRLHVRPCETSSLEHSGGERWLAVGDAASGLDPLSSGGILEALRSARRAAEALGATLGGDGTAPLHYAEAQASEFARYLEARLGHYAIERRWPDEPFWRRRMEEPTATAA, encoded by the coding sequence ATGAGCTCCACACACCAGTACGCCGTCATCGTGGTCGGGGGCGGCGTGGCGGGGACGACCACCGCACTCTCCCTGGCCCGGGAAGGCATTCCGGTCTGTGTCCTCGAGCGGACGCAATACAACCAGTGGCGGCCCGGGGAGACGCTCTCCCCACTGGCTCACGCGGAGCTGCTGCGCCTCGGCGTGCCCCTGCCGGAATCCGGTGAGGACTTCATTCCCTCGCACGGCATCGAGGCGGCCTGGGGCTCCGAGCATCCCCAGTTCCACTCATTCATGACCAACCCCTACGGGGGAGGCTGGCACATGGACCGGCAACGCTTCGACGCGCTGCTGGCCTGGCACGCGGAGGAGCACCAGGTCCCCATCCTGCGGCTCACCTCCGCCGTGCACGTCGAGCGAGGCCCGGGCTCGTGGCACGTCCACGCCAGCTCGCCTTCCGGGGAGTTGGCGCTCACCTGCGAGCTGGTGGTGGACGCGACGGGGCGGGCCTCGTCCATCGCGCGGCAGTGCGGCGTGCGGAGGAACAAGGTGGACGCGTTGTGCAGCGTGTCCGTCGTCCTCGCGCAGCCAGCGGGCATGGAGCAGACGCTGCTCGTCGAGTCCACCCCGCTGGGCTGGTGGTACACCGCGCCATTGCCCGGCCAGCGGGTCATCGTCTCGCTCCTCAGCGATGCCGATCTGCTCGCACTCGCCGGTGCGCTCCGGCCCTCCGGGTGGCGCGAGCTGCTCTCCGCCACGCGATACATCCGGGAGCGCGTGGGCACGCCGCCGGAAGAGCTCCGGCTCCACGTCCGTCCGTGCGAGACCAGCTCCCTCGAGCACTCTGGTGGGGAGCGCTGGCTGGCTGTCGGAGATGCCGCGTCGGGGCTCGACCCCCTGTCGTCGGGCGGCATCCTCGAGGCACTCCGCTCCGCACGCAGGGCCGCCGAGGCCCTCGGCGCGACCCTGGGAGGAGACGGCACGGCCCCCCTACATTACGCGGAGGCCCAGGCCTCCGAGTTCGCGCGGTACCTGGAGGCACGCCTGGGCCACTACGCCATCGAGCGGCGCTGGCCGGACGAGCCCTTCTGGCGGCGGCGGATGGAGGAGCCCACCGCCACCGCGGCCTGA
- a CDS encoding ABC transporter permease: protein MNLYAIRAIYRFEMARTFRTLMQSIASPVLSTSLYFVVFGSAIGSRMGQIDGVSYGAFIVPGLLMLSLLNESISNASFGIYMPRWSGTIYEVLSAPVSYVEVVIGYVGAAATKSVMLGVLILLTARVFVPYEIQHPLWMVLFLVLTAVTFSMFGFIIGVWADGFEKLQVIPLLVVTPLTFLGGAFYSINMLPPLWQKVTLFNPVVYLVSGFRWSFYGASDVNVVVSVGMTLGFLSLCLVGVWWIFKTGYKLKS, encoded by the coding sequence ATGAACCTGTATGCGATTCGCGCCATCTACCGGTTCGAGATGGCACGCACCTTCCGCACGTTGATGCAGAGCATCGCCTCGCCGGTGCTGTCCACGTCGCTGTACTTCGTGGTGTTCGGCTCGGCGATCGGCTCGCGCATGGGGCAGATCGATGGTGTCAGCTACGGGGCCTTCATCGTCCCCGGCCTGCTGATGCTCTCGCTGCTCAACGAGAGCATCTCCAACGCCTCGTTCGGCATCTACATGCCGAGGTGGTCGGGCACGATCTACGAGGTGTTGTCCGCGCCGGTGTCCTACGTCGAGGTGGTGATTGGCTACGTCGGCGCCGCGGCCACCAAGTCGGTGATGCTGGGCGTGCTGATCCTCCTGACGGCCCGGGTGTTCGTGCCCTATGAAATCCAGCATCCGCTGTGGATGGTGCTCTTCCTGGTGCTGACCGCGGTGACCTTCAGCATGTTTGGCTTCATCATCGGCGTCTGGGCGGACGGCTTCGAGAAGCTGCAGGTCATCCCGCTGCTCGTCGTCACCCCGCTGACCTTCCTCGGCGGCGCCTTCTACTCGATCAACATGCTGCCGCCGCTCTGGCAGAAGGTCACCCTGTTCAACCCGGTGGTGTACCTGGTCAGCGGCTTTCGCTGGAGCTTCTACGGCGCCTCCGACGTCAACGTGGTCGTCAGCGTCGGCATGACCCTGGGGTTCCTCTCCCTGTGCCTCGTCGGCGTGTGGTGGATCTTCAAGACGGGGTACAAGCTGAAGTCCTGA
- a CDS encoding ABC transporter ATP-binding protein has product MQPVISVKNLSKTYASGFQALKSINLEIRRGEIFALLGPNGAGKTTLISIICGLVNPSGGTVLADGHDIVSDFRAARSTIGLVPQELSTDAFESVWATVNFSRGLFGKPRDPAFIEKVLRDLSLWDKKDARIMTLSGGMKRRVLIAKALSHEPQILFLDEPTAGVDVELRHDMWQMVRRLRESGVTIILTTHYIEEAEQMADRIGVIRKGELILVEDKAVLMRKLGKKQLTLTLQHPLERIPEALAGLSLELSNDGKTLVYTFDTQVEETGIATLLQRLGEHGIGIKDLHSRESSLEDIFVSLVRARS; this is encoded by the coding sequence GTGCAGCCGGTCATCTCCGTCAAGAACCTCAGCAAGACCTACGCTTCGGGTTTCCAGGCGCTCAAATCCATCAACCTGGAGATAAGACGCGGGGAGATCTTCGCCCTGCTGGGCCCCAACGGGGCCGGCAAGACCACGTTGATCAGCATCATCTGCGGGCTCGTCAACCCGAGCGGAGGCACGGTGCTGGCAGACGGGCATGACATCGTTTCGGACTTCCGCGCGGCCCGGTCCACGATCGGGCTGGTGCCGCAGGAGCTGTCCACCGACGCGTTCGAGAGCGTCTGGGCCACGGTGAACTTCAGCCGCGGCCTGTTCGGCAAGCCCCGAGACCCGGCCTTCATCGAGAAGGTGCTGCGCGACCTGTCGCTGTGGGACAAGAAGGACGCCCGGATCATGACGCTGTCCGGCGGCATGAAGCGCCGGGTGCTGATCGCCAAGGCGCTGTCGCACGAGCCGCAAATCCTGTTCCTCGACGAGCCCACCGCGGGCGTCGACGTCGAGCTGCGCCATGACATGTGGCAGATGGTGCGCCGTCTGCGTGAGAGCGGGGTGACCATCATCCTGACCACGCACTACATCGAGGAGGCCGAGCAGATGGCCGACCGGATCGGGGTCATCCGCAAGGGCGAGCTCATCCTCGTCGAGGACAAGGCGGTGCTGATGCGCAAGCTCGGCAAGAAGCAGCTGACCTTGACCCTGCAGCATCCGCTGGAGCGCATCCCCGAGGCGCTGGCCGGGCTTTCGCTCGAGCTGTCCAACGACGGGAAGACCCTGGTCTACACCTTCGACACCCAGGTGGAGGAGACAGGCATCGCGACGCTGCTGCAGCGGTTGGGCGAGCACGGCATCGGCATCAAGGATCTGCATTCCCGTGAGAGCTCGCTCGAGGACATCTTCGTCAGCCTGGTGAGGGCCCGGTCATGA
- a CDS encoding MarR family winged helix-turn-helix transcriptional regulator, whose translation MMELLVEAGRRNSLRDPLAQLTETLELTPPQLHGVLWLGLDGPLSMGELARRVGVTEKTITGIVDRLEREGYAQRERDALDRRVVHVRLTPRGREASDRVHAQAQESLGHFLGLLEPEDRTALVRIFEKLVGRLSARPAPLPETP comes from the coding sequence ATGATGGAACTATTGGTGGAGGCGGGCCGGCGCAACTCGCTGAGGGATCCGCTCGCCCAGCTCACCGAGACGCTGGAGCTCACGCCGCCCCAGCTCCATGGCGTGCTGTGGCTGGGGCTGGACGGTCCGCTCTCCATGGGGGAGCTGGCGCGGCGGGTGGGCGTCACGGAGAAGACCATCACCGGCATCGTCGACCGGCTCGAGCGCGAGGGGTACGCCCAGAGAGAGAGGGACGCCCTGGACCGACGCGTCGTCCATGTCCGCCTGACCCCGCGAGGGAGGGAGGCCTCCGATCGCGTCCACGCCCAGGCCCAGGAGAGCCTGGGCCATTTCCTGGGCCTGCTCGAGCCCGAGGATCGCACGGCGCTGGTGCGCATTTTCGAGAAGCTGGTGGGCCGGCTCTCCGCGCGCCCGGCGCCCCTCCCCGAAACCCCCTGA
- a CDS encoding efflux RND transporter periplasmic adaptor subunit yields MKSTLRKTACVTMLALAACGKPAPEAARSAELVARPVSVVPVEKGAVVETVALVGELEGMEEVRVSPVMPERILSLAVKEGVRVKQGDLLATLHGDLQSESLNQAQAALEAARANRDAVEDNLKRTRELLASGSVTKAQLEALEAQYRGADAQVRQASAAVAQASAQRSRTTIRSPISGVVAAVHLREGDLAGAGSPVVTVVKSERLKAVLRVPERDFLRVREGMPVRVSPLARPEQTVEGQVSLKGPVVDRTTRTGLVEVHLDNKEGQLVAGSAIRATIELSRREGVVLVPAEAVLLEGDTERTGLATAFVADGQKASRRQVRVGVRQGDRMEIREGLAAGEQLIVQGVHLLRDGNPILLAGNQKEAGK; encoded by the coding sequence ATGAAGAGCACCCTGAGAAAGACCGCCTGCGTGACGATGCTGGCGCTGGCGGCATGCGGGAAGCCAGCACCCGAGGCGGCCCGGAGCGCGGAGCTGGTGGCGCGTCCCGTGAGCGTCGTCCCGGTGGAGAAGGGGGCGGTGGTGGAGACGGTGGCGCTCGTGGGCGAGCTGGAGGGGATGGAGGAGGTGCGCGTGTCGCCGGTGATGCCCGAGCGAATCCTCAGCCTGGCGGTGAAGGAGGGCGTCCGGGTGAAGCAGGGAGACCTGCTGGCCACGCTGCATGGGGATCTGCAATCGGAGAGCCTCAACCAGGCCCAGGCGGCGCTGGAGGCGGCCCGGGCCAACCGCGACGCGGTGGAGGACAACCTGAAGCGCACGCGGGAGCTGTTGGCGTCGGGCTCGGTGACGAAGGCCCAGCTCGAAGCACTCGAGGCGCAGTACCGGGGCGCGGATGCCCAGGTGCGCCAGGCGAGCGCCGCGGTGGCACAGGCCTCGGCGCAGCGCAGCCGCACCACCATCCGCAGCCCCATCTCGGGCGTCGTCGCCGCCGTCCACCTGCGCGAAGGAGACCTGGCGGGTGCGGGCTCTCCCGTCGTCACGGTGGTGAAGTCCGAGCGCCTCAAGGCGGTGCTGCGCGTGCCGGAGCGCGACTTCCTCCGGGTGCGCGAGGGGATGCCGGTGCGCGTGTCACCGCTGGCCCGGCCCGAGCAGACGGTGGAGGGCCAGGTGTCGCTCAAGGGGCCGGTGGTGGACCGGACGACGCGCACCGGGCTGGTGGAGGTGCACCTGGACAACAAGGAGGGCCAGCTCGTCGCCGGCTCGGCCATCCGCGCCACCATCGAGCTGAGCCGCCGGGAGGGCGTAGTGCTCGTGCCAGCCGAGGCGGTGCTGCTGGAGGGCGATACGGAGCGGACGGGACTGGCCACGGCCTTCGTCGCCGATGGCCAGAAGGCCTCGCGCCGGCAGGTGCGCGTGGGCGTGCGACAGGGGGACCGGATGGAGATCCGCGAGGGACTGGCGGCCGGGGAGCAGCTCATCGTGCAGGGGGTGCACCTGCTGCGTGACGGCAACCCCATCCTGCTGGCCGGGAACCAGAAGGAGGCGGGCAAGTGA